A genome region from Christensenella minuta includes the following:
- a CDS encoding ABC transporter permease, protein MTFIDIVLLAASNLWRRKMRTILTVLGVIIGTACIVIMVALGLGNLEQFNQSIMQSTDLTRIEISPMGSGENAKLTDAKLNQIRAIPGVKNASGLMSIPSYIVMGKYKADTYIYAVDPQTMDFKFMEGNVFSDSPNVELIVGANARQYFQDPNASGGMMGGVMMAGGYAVAVADDGEYQEPAGPDVDWVGTNVKYYPGSGYLIENPDPSTPDQPAPKEYRGKITGILKQSDSQESYNIYMSIPAANMLIRENRKLMDQAGIKEGQYSQGYVNAVDVDAVEDILKAVKEMGFQAYSPTEWITQMQEEQARQQSQLIAIGLISLLVSAIGIANTMLASILERAREIGVMKVIGLSIRKINLMFLVEAAMIGLIGGLIGLGVSYIFGAAANFGGSEISFLGMYFQNGVQLSIPWWLSLGAIAIAVGVGIVSGIYPAWKATKMSPLEAIRSSS, encoded by the coding sequence ATGACATTTATTGATATTGTTCTTCTTGCGGCATCCAATCTGTGGCGGCGCAAGATGCGGACCATACTGACCGTCCTCGGCGTGATTATCGGAACGGCGTGCATTGTTATCATGGTGGCGCTCGGTCTCGGGAACCTTGAGCAGTTCAACCAGAGCATCATGCAGAGTACGGACCTTACGCGGATCGAGATATCCCCCATGGGCTCGGGGGAAAACGCCAAGCTTACGGATGCCAAGCTGAACCAGATACGGGCCATTCCGGGGGTGAAAAACGCGAGCGGCCTGATGAGCATCCCCTCGTATATTGTGATGGGAAAATATAAGGCGGATACCTATATTTATGCGGTTGACCCGCAAACTATGGATTTTAAATTCATGGAGGGAAATGTCTTCTCGGACAGCCCTAACGTGGAGCTTATCGTGGGCGCGAACGCCCGGCAGTATTTCCAGGACCCGAATGCCTCCGGAGGCATGATGGGCGGCGTGATGATGGCTGGCGGCTACGCGGTCGCCGTGGCCGACGACGGCGAATACCAGGAACCGGCCGGGCCGGATGTAGACTGGGTAGGGACGAACGTGAAGTATTACCCGGGCAGCGGATACCTGATCGAAAATCCAGACCCATCCACCCCTGACCAGCCGGCGCCCAAGGAATACCGCGGAAAAATTACGGGCATTCTTAAGCAGTCGGACAGTCAGGAGAGCTATAATATCTATATGAGTATTCCCGCCGCCAATATGCTTATCCGCGAAAACCGCAAGCTGATGGACCAGGCAGGAATCAAAGAAGGACAATATTCGCAGGGCTATGTGAACGCGGTGGATGTTGACGCGGTGGAAGACATCCTCAAGGCGGTCAAGGAAATGGGATTCCAGGCCTACAGCCCCACCGAATGGATCACCCAGATGCAGGAGGAACAGGCGCGCCAGCAGTCGCAGCTCATCGCCATCGGCCTCATCTCCCTGCTGGTATCGGCGATCGGTATCGCCAATACCATGCTCGCGAGCATCCTTGAACGGGCGCGGGAGATCGGCGTAATGAAGGTTATCGGCCTTTCCATTCGCAAGATCAACCTGATGTTCCTCGTGGAGGCGGCAATGATCGGCCTTATAGGAGGGCTGATCGGCCTCGGGGTCAGCTATATCTTCGGCGCGGCCGCAAATTTCGGCGGCAGCGAGATCAGCTTCCTCGGCATGTATTTCCAGAACGGGGTACAGCTTTCCATCCCGTGGTGGCTCAGCCTCGGCGCGATTGCGATCGCCGTAGGCGTCGGCATTGTGTCCGGCATTTATCCTGCATGGAAGGCAACGAAGATGAGTCCGCTTGAAGCGATCCGCAGTTCCAGCTAA
- a CDS encoding COG1361 S-layer family protein, producing the protein MKKRITIIALIVILAFSFALPTAFAADMRGTALRIDGKSQYGGMNASYQEGYSPAVSGGTARILLPLVPGPGTEQVKNGEQVNISVGLGDPKTAPFIFNNYDTAVSLKENKLADGKTKESYLVDLSLPLAENRVNGNYPVVVTAKYPLMDGTVKTQEFTVFVKVTDGQDPSEPTAEPSGEPSGQPTEDPGTDPGTDPGIDPGAGGGGGGSGVSSQPKVIISNYEISPDPVNAGEKFTVKVTLTNTSKSTSVKNITVTFKSQTTDLMPGDNTNTAYIEKIGPKKTADFSFTMEARADAKAGPQKIDIAIAYEDSQAAQLTAADEISVEVHQKIRLEYDPPKFPSEVYMGDTTSASLNLYNKGKNTLYNVTVVLDVPGLTPESSAFLGNMESGTAKTADIYASVAQDPNAGMGGMSGAETGNAEVAPAADGAITGGADGPDSIVVSGESGTVQAVGGAGAEDAVQPGPVEGNFVVTYEDEYGEEYEMKVPVETVLTPMPDYGGMDPGEELPPEEPAGFPWWGWGITAGAAAAVAIVIVVKRKRKKRAQELSEDLEDDDIY; encoded by the coding sequence CTATCAGGAGGGATATAGCCCCGCCGTATCCGGGGGAACGGCGCGCATTCTCCTTCCGCTGGTCCCCGGCCCGGGAACAGAACAGGTGAAAAATGGGGAACAGGTCAATATTTCGGTTGGCCTCGGCGATCCCAAGACCGCTCCCTTTATATTCAATAATTACGATACGGCCGTATCCCTTAAGGAAAATAAGCTGGCCGACGGGAAAACAAAGGAGTCTTATTTGGTGGACCTCAGCCTGCCGCTTGCGGAAAACAGGGTGAATGGGAACTATCCGGTTGTCGTCACCGCGAAATACCCGCTTATGGACGGCACTGTTAAAACGCAGGAGTTTACGGTATTCGTCAAGGTAACGGACGGGCAAGACCCCTCTGAGCCGACGGCCGAACCAAGTGGGGAGCCGTCCGGTCAGCCGACGGAAGACCCGGGAACAGACCCGGGAACAGACCCGGGGATCGATCCCGGCGCGGGCGGCGGTGGCGGGGGGAGCGGAGTGAGTTCTCAGCCCAAGGTCATCATCAGCAATTACGAGATCAGTCCCGATCCGGTCAACGCGGGTGAAAAGTTTACCGTAAAGGTGACGCTTACCAACACGAGCAAATCGACGAGCGTCAAAAACATCACAGTCACCTTCAAAAGCCAGACGACCGATCTGATGCCCGGCGACAATACCAATACGGCGTATATTGAAAAGATCGGCCCGAAGAAAACGGCGGATTTCAGCTTCACGATGGAAGCGCGCGCCGACGCCAAAGCGGGGCCGCAGAAGATCGATATCGCCATCGCCTACGAAGACAGCCAGGCGGCGCAGCTTACGGCGGCGGATGAGATCAGCGTGGAGGTGCACCAGAAGATCCGTCTTGAATATGATCCGCCGAAATTCCCATCGGAAGTCTATATGGGCGATACCACCTCCGCGAGCCTCAATTTATACAACAAGGGAAAAAACACCCTTTATAATGTAACGGTCGTGCTTGACGTTCCCGGTCTTACGCCGGAATCGAGCGCTTTTCTTGGAAATATGGAATCCGGCACGGCGAAGACGGCGGATATCTATGCGTCCGTTGCCCAGGACCCGAATGCGGGGATGGGCGGCATGAGCGGCGCGGAAACCGGGAATGCCGAAGTGGCTCCCGCGGCGGACGGCGCAATAACCGGCGGTGCGGATGGACCGGACTCGATTGTTGTATCGGGGGAAAGCGGCACGGTGCAGGCTGTAGGCGGCGCAGGCGCGGAAGATGCCGTCCAGCCCGGTCCGGTGGAAGGAAATTTTGTCGTCACTTATGAAGACGAGTACGGCGAAGAATACGAGATGAAGGTGCCGGTTGAAACAGTCCTCACGCCTATGCCGGATTATGGCGGCATGGATCCCGGCGAAGAGCTCCCGCCGGAGGAGCCAGCAGGTTTCCCGTGGTGGGGCTGGGGGATCACCGCAGGCGCTGCGGCAGCCGTGGCCATTGTAATTGTGGTAAAAAGGAAAAGAAAAAAACGCGCGCAGGAGCTTTCGGAGGACCTCGAAGACGATGACATTTATTGA